In Sphingobacteriaceae bacterium, one genomic interval encodes:
- a CDS encoding tetratricopeptide repeat protein, translated as MLKLNKVNVVFLFVVFTYTSLSAQVKDSIYFGLLGQKCKSHLNGNLDSASFYANKMLIESKNFDNPRVKGFANNLKAVCFIYKGKYDSAIFYLKNAIHFYGNGSTKTVCDANSNLGICYDYLGNYSEAIKHYLRSMQIAEFNKDSVAIARGGNNLGTIYFQQHDYKTAISYFLKSLEIRERQKDDYGIASCCINLGSCYDELKLNKESEMMFRRSLKHALIIGDSTLIAENYTAMGQLLSEANKYNEAIEAYNKVLPIYHHLGDPRLLSEIYWRIGDTYGKLKQMNKSHQFLLMSKSYANSASYLIGIKSACERLVVTSAALGNIDSTGYYLQQVNNIQDTLYSEANAKEIAAMTEKYESDKKDAQIALKNAQLEKQKVESDKKATQRNVLFGALALSISLAFIFYRNFKSKSKANLEIQKQKEVISEQNIILEEKQKEILDSIKYAKRIQMAQIPSENRVKNIIEKLHVKNEN; from the coding sequence ATGTTAAAACTGAATAAAGTTAATGTAGTTTTTTTGTTTGTTGTTTTTACTTATACCTCTCTTTCTGCTCAGGTAAAAGACAGCATTTATTTTGGTCTACTTGGGCAGAAATGTAAATCCCACCTCAATGGCAATTTAGATTCAGCTTCATTTTATGCAAACAAAATGTTAATCGAGTCTAAAAATTTTGACAATCCCCGAGTTAAGGGTTTTGCCAATAATTTAAAAGCAGTTTGTTTTATTTACAAGGGTAAATATGACTCGGCAATTTTTTATTTAAAAAACGCTATTCACTTTTATGGTAATGGATCCACTAAAACAGTATGCGATGCCAATTCAAACTTGGGAATTTGCTATGACTATTTAGGGAATTATTCAGAAGCAATTAAACATTATTTACGATCAATGCAGATAGCTGAATTCAATAAAGATAGTGTTGCAATAGCCCGAGGCGGAAATAATTTGGGAACAATTTATTTTCAACAACACGATTATAAAACAGCTATAAGTTATTTTCTCAAATCATTAGAAATTCGCGAACGACAGAAAGATGATTATGGAATTGCCTCTTGTTGTATAAATTTAGGTTCTTGTTACGATGAGCTGAAATTAAACAAAGAATCAGAAATGATGTTCCGGCGATCATTGAAGCACGCTTTAATTATTGGTGATTCTACTTTAATAGCCGAAAATTATACAGCCATGGGCCAGCTGTTATCTGAAGCAAATAAATATAATGAGGCGATTGAAGCGTATAATAAAGTATTGCCAATATATCATCATTTAGGCGACCCTAGATTATTAAGTGAAATTTATTGGCGCATCGGCGACACTTATGGAAAACTAAAGCAAATGAATAAGTCACATCAGTTTTTGCTGATGTCTAAGTCTTATGCCAATTCAGCTTCTTATTTAATTGGGATAAAATCAGCCTGTGAACGTTTGGTTGTTACTTCCGCTGCATTAGGTAATATTGACAGCACAGGATATTACTTACAACAAGTAAACAATATACAGGATACACTGTATTCGGAAGCGAATGCAAAAGAGATTGCAGCAATGACGGAGAAATACGAATCAGATAAAAAAGATGCACAAATTGCGCTTAAAAATGCACAGTTGGAAAAGCAAAAGGTAGAATCTGATAAAAAAGCAACACAACGAAATGTATTATTTGGCGCTTTGGCACTAAGTATTTCACTGGCTTTTATTTTCTATCGTAACTTTAAAAGTAAAAGTAAGGCAAATCTTGAAATTCAAAAACAAAAAGAGGTGATAAGTGAGCAAAATATTATTTTAGAAGAAAAACAAAAAGAAATACTAGACTCTATAAAATATGCCAAAAGAATACAAATGGCGCAAATTCCTAGTGAAAATAGAGTGAAAAATATTATTGAAAAGCTACACGTTAAAAATGAAAATTAA
- a CDS encoding succinate dehydrogenase/fumarate reductase iron-sulfur subunit, whose translation MSGNMNLTLKVWKQKNKNEKGRFETYDAKGISPDMSFLEMFDVVNEQLIGTGKEPIAFDHDCREGICGACSMYINGRPHGPKEGITTCQLHMRSFKDGDTIVVEPWRSAAFPVIKDLAVDRSSFDRIMSAGGFVSVNTGNAKDANNILINKDDADSAFNAAACIGCGACVAACKNSSAMLFVSAKVSQLALLPQGQIEKQDRVLNMVKQMDEEGFGNCTNTGACEAECPKSISLENIARLNREYLGATLAQNK comes from the coding sequence AAACAAAAAAACAAAAACGAAAAAGGTCGTTTTGAAACTTACGATGCAAAAGGCATATCTCCGGACATGTCGTTTCTTGAAATGTTTGATGTTGTTAATGAACAATTAATAGGAACAGGAAAAGAACCCATTGCCTTTGATCATGATTGTAGAGAAGGAATTTGTGGTGCTTGCAGTATGTATATTAATGGCCGTCCACATGGTCCCAAAGAAGGAATTACTACCTGCCAACTGCATATGCGAAGTTTTAAAGATGGCGATACTATTGTGGTAGAACCCTGGAGAAGTGCAGCATTTCCGGTTATAAAAGACCTAGCAGTAGATAGAAGTTCATTCGATAGAATTATGTCTGCCGGCGGATTCGTGAGTGTTAATACCGGAAACGCAAAGGATGCAAATAATATATTAATAAATAAAGATGATGCAGATAGTGCCTTTAATGCAGCCGCATGTATTGGCTGCGGAGCCTGTGTGGCTGCGTGCAAAAATTCAAGCGCGATGTTATTTGTATCCGCTAAAGTTTCACAATTAGCTTTATTGCCACAAGGACAAATTGAAAAACAAGACCGTGTATTAAACATGGTAAAGCAAATGGACGAAGAAGGATTTGGTAATTGCACCAATACCGGTGCTTGTGAAGCCGAATGTCCAAAATCAATTTCCTTAGAAAATATTGCGAGATTAAACAGAGAGTATCTTGGTGCTACGTTAGCACAGAATAAATAA
- a CDS encoding tetratricopeptide repeat protein, translating to MKIKLSILFIRQIILIGVLASLNLQAQNSFRDSLKILLKKSIPDSIRINALNELINDEKDRDLWDIYNEEIIKVCERNLTCENESLKNYYKESLASAYNNKGYMENLAGNNFAALELFKKGVIYSLQVNDSLTAAYSLINIGAGYDIQGNLLKALEQYHLSLTWLEKLKDKRGMAACLINIGNIHKKQNELQTALTYYERSLKLNLELNDSSRIASSYNYLGMINSDLGLMDKAFYYHINALRIRQDVQDLDGLSKSNNNIGFLHKMAKNYDSALYYFNEGLKYAKLVRDKKSISNTLDIIAQAYFEMDKFSEAMLSAQESMKMAKETQSPIVIRNSARTLRFIYLKQKKYKEAYDMFELQIKMKDSLSNDETRKASVKKDMQYQFDKKELTMLAEQDKLNALANEEIRQKKRERVFFSIGLLFMLVIIVLVFISYSQKRKTNKLIVEQKAQVEQKQKEILDSIHYARRIQMAMMPREKNISVTLEKIQTRS from the coding sequence ATGAAAATTAAACTGTCAATTCTTTTTATAAGGCAAATTATTTTAATTGGTGTTCTTGCATCCTTAAATTTACAGGCTCAAAATAGTTTTCGGGATTCGCTTAAAATACTTTTAAAAAAAAGCATTCCAGACTCAATTAGAATTAATGCGCTTAACGAATTAATCAACGATGAAAAGGATAGGGATTTGTGGGATATTTATAATGAAGAAATAATAAAAGTATGTGAACGAAATTTAACATGTGAAAATGAATCTTTGAAAAATTATTATAAGGAAAGTTTAGCCTCTGCATATAATAATAAAGGATATATGGAAAACCTGGCAGGAAATAATTTCGCTGCATTAGAATTATTTAAAAAAGGAGTTATTTATAGTTTACAAGTAAATGATAGTTTAACTGCCGCCTATTCTTTAATTAATATTGGCGCTGGTTATGATATTCAAGGGAATTTATTAAAAGCGCTGGAACAATATCATTTAAGTTTAACCTGGCTTGAAAAATTAAAAGATAAGCGTGGGATGGCGGCATGTTTAATTAATATTGGGAATATTCATAAAAAGCAAAACGAATTGCAAACAGCCTTAACGTATTACGAAAGGAGTCTAAAGTTAAATTTAGAACTAAATGATTCGAGTCGAATTGCATCGTCTTATAATTATTTAGGCATGATTAATTCCGATTTAGGTTTAATGGATAAGGCTTTTTATTATCACATAAATGCATTAAGAATCAGACAAGATGTTCAAGATTTAGACGGGCTATCAAAAAGCAATAATAATATTGGTTTTTTGCATAAAATGGCAAAGAATTATGATTCTGCTTTGTATTATTTTAATGAAGGATTAAAGTATGCAAAGTTAGTTCGAGATAAAAAATCTATTTCAAATACTTTAGATATTATAGCACAAGCATATTTCGAAATGGATAAATTTAGTGAAGCAATGTTATCAGCTCAGGAGAGTATGAAAATGGCTAAAGAAACACAGAGTCCAATAGTTATAAGAAATTCAGCACGTACATTAAGGTTTATCTATTTAAAACAGAAAAAGTATAAAGAGGCTTATGATATGTTTGAACTGCAAATTAAAATGAAAGACAGTCTTAGTAATGATGAAACAAGAAAAGCTTCCGTAAAAAAAGACATGCAGTATCAATTTGATAAAAAGGAACTCACGATGTTGGCCGAACAAGACAAATTAAATGCATTAGCTAATGAAGAAATCAGGCAAAAGAAAAGGGAAAGAGTGTTTTTCAGTATTGGTTTGTTATTTATGCTGGTTATTATTGTGCTTGTATTTATTAGTTACAGTCAAAAGAGAAAAACGAACAAATTAATAGTTGAGCAAAAAGCACAAGTGGAACAAAAGCAAAAGGAAATTTTAGATTCTATTCATTATGCCCGCAGAATTCAAATGGCAATGATGCCAAGAGAAAAGAACATTTCAGTAACTTTAGAAAAAATTCAAACCAGATCTTGA